One window of the Carcharodon carcharias isolate sCarCar2 chromosome 26, sCarCar2.pri, whole genome shotgun sequence genome contains the following:
- the LOC121269854 gene encoding lactase-like protein, whose product MRPPILHIVSRAFLLLLPLGLSQGFDWTKDHSGSFYYGTFPPGFSWGVGSSAYQTEGAWDQDGKGLSIWDVFTRIKGKVHLNETGDSSCESYYKFKEDIALLKELKVNHYRFSISWPRIIPTGIKAERVNDKGIMHYNELINTLLESKIQPIATLYHGDLPQALQDRYGGWQNNSLISFFNDYANLCFEKFGDRVKHWITFNNPWSTAVEGYEVGEHAPGLKLKGTGAYRAAHNIIKAHAKAWHAYDRLWRSHQKGLVSISITSEWGEPVDITSQKDIEAAERYIQFYLGWFANPIFNGDYPQVMKDCIGRKSSQEGLGSSRLPAFTPQEKHFIKGTADFFGLGHFTTRYITHRNYHYSKGPSYYTDRDLAELVDPRWPDPGSEWLYSVPWGFRRILNYIKSRYGNPRIYVTENGVSEKHLCTELCDKWRMQYMNNYVNEILKAVKDGVKVKGYTSWSLLDKFEWDEGYSERFGLYYIDFKSKSKRRYPKASVQYYRKMISSNGFPNQREIESWKRKAAETCSTTNALLTAVSQSSTHPNILRLTHDPLVNHMEMVTEIVVPTVCTLCILLSAILLMFLLRRQ is encoded by the exons ATGCGGCCTCCAATTCTACACATTGTGTCTCGGGcctttctgctgttgctgccccTGGGTCTGTCTCAAGGATTTGACTGGACGAAAGACCATAGTGGATCCTTCTATTATGGGACGTTCCCTCCTG GTTTCTCCTGGGGTGTGGGGAGTTCCGCTTACCAGACAGAAGGGGCTTGGGATCAAGATGGGAAAGGACTCAGTATCTGGGATGTTTTCACCCGAATTAAAGGAAAAGTGCATCTGAATGAAACAGGAGATTCATCCTGTGAAAGCTATTATAAATTCAAG GAGGATATTGCTCTGCTGAAGGAGTTGAAAGTCAATCATTATCGTTTTTCTATCTCCTGGCCTCGAATTATACCCACTGGGATCAAAG CTGAGCGAGTCAATGACAAAGGAATCATGCATTATAATGAGCTAATAAACACCCTCCTGGAGAGCAAGATCCAGCCCATAGCGACCCTGTACCATGGGGATCTTCCGCAG GCACTGCAAGATAGATATGGAGGCTGGCAGAACAACAGTCTGATCAGCTTCTTCAATGATTATGCCAACTTGTGTTTTGAGAAGTTTGGTGACCGGGTAAAACACTGGATTACTTTCAATAACCCTTGG TCCACAGCTGTGGAGGGATATGAGGTGGGAGAGCATGCACCAGGGTTAAAGCTGAAAGGAACAGGAGCTTACAGGGCAGCACATAACATCATTAAG GCTCACGCAAAGGCTTGGCACGCATATGACAGGCTCTGGCGCAGTCACCAAAAAG gactggtgagtatttctatCACAAGTGAATGGGGAGAGCCAGTCGACATTACAAGTCAAAAGGATATCGAGGCTGCTGAGCGATACATCCAGTTTTATCTAGGCTGGTTTGCCAACCCTATTTTCAATGGGGACTACCCTCAAGTTATGAAAGACTGCATTG GTAGAAAGAGCTCGCAGGAAGGCCTGGGTAGCTCCAGGTTGCCTGCTTTCACTCCACAAGAGAAACACTTCATCAAAGGCACAGCTGACTTCTTTGGGCTGGGTCACTTCACAACACGCTACATCACTCACAGGAACTACCATTACAGCAAGGGACCAAGTTATTACACAGACCGGGACTTGGCAGAACTTGTTGACCCACGGTGGCCAGACCCAGGTTCAGAGTGGCTATACTCTGTACCTTGGGGTTTCAGGAGGATTCTGAATTATATCAAG AGTCGCTATGGAAACCCTAGAATTTATGTGACAGAAAATGGAGTATCTGAAAAACACCTGTGTACTGAGCTGTGTGACAAGTGGCGAATGCAATATATGAATAATTACGTTAACGAGATTCTTAAAG CTGTTAAGGATGGTGTTAAAGTCAAGGGATACACATCCTGGTCACTGCTGGATAAGTTTGAATGGGATGAAGGATATTCAGAAAGATTTGGGCTATACTACATCGATTTTAAAAGCAAGAGCAAGAGGAGGTATCCCAAAGCCTCAGTTCAATACTACAGGAAGATGATCAGCTCAAATGGATTTCCCAACCAGAGAGAA ATTGAGAGTTGGAAACGCAAGGCTGCAGAGACTtgttccaccaccaatgcactgcTTACTGCAG ttagccaatcctctacccatccTAATATACTAC